The following proteins are encoded in a genomic region of Streptomyces collinus Tu 365:
- a CDS encoding MBL fold metallo-hydrolase translates to MKLTKKSHACVRLDKDGRTLVLDPGGFTERDAAVGADAILVTHEHPDHFDEGRLRAALEANPAAGVWTLRAVADRLAAAFPGRVHTVGHGDTFTAAGFDVQVHGELHAVIHPDLPRITNVGYLIDDGRVFHPGDALTVPGRPVETLLAPVQAPWNKIAEVIDYVREVAPERVYDVHDALLTDLARPIYDTHLGNLGGAEHLRLAPGASAEV, encoded by the coding sequence ATGAAGCTCACCAAGAAGTCCCACGCCTGCGTCCGTCTGGATAAGGACGGGCGCACGCTCGTCCTCGACCCCGGCGGGTTCACCGAGCGGGACGCGGCCGTCGGCGCGGACGCGATCCTGGTCACGCACGAGCACCCGGACCACTTCGACGAGGGCCGGCTGCGGGCGGCGCTGGAGGCGAACCCGGCCGCCGGGGTCTGGACCCTGCGGGCCGTCGCGGACCGGCTCGCGGCGGCCTTCCCCGGCCGGGTGCACACCGTCGGCCACGGCGACACCTTCACCGCCGCCGGCTTCGACGTCCAGGTCCACGGCGAACTGCACGCGGTGATCCACCCCGACCTGCCGCGCATCACCAACGTCGGCTACCTGATCGACGACGGCAGGGTCTTCCACCCGGGCGACGCCCTCACCGTCCCCGGGCGGCCCGTCGAGACACTGCTGGCCCCGGTGCAGGCCCCGTGGAACAAGATCGCCGAAGTGATCGACTACGTCCGCGAGGTCGCGCCGGAACGCGTCTACGACGTCCACGACGCCCTGCTCACCGATCTGGCGCGGCCGATCTACGACACCCACCTCGGCAACCTGGGCGGCGCCGAGCACCTGCGGCTGGCCCCCGGAGCCTCCGCCGAGGTCTGA